The DNA window CTAATTCTCCTGCACCGGAGATGTAGGGAACACCCAAATAGTGGGAAAATCCTACATGACCTGTAACATAGGCAAAAATTCCTAGAGCACCACCTACTAATACAGTAGGCAGAATAGCTAATCCGTCTAAGCCATCGGTCAAATTTACTGCATTACTACTACCTACAATTACGAAATAAACAAGTAAAATATAATAGCTCCCTAAATTAATTGCTATACCTTTAAAAAAGGGAACAATCAGTACTGTTTCTGCAGGTATGGTCGCAGTAGAGTACAAAAATAGTGCAGCACCCAAAGCAATAATGGATTGTCCAAAATATTTATGCCTTGCTGAAAGGCCTTTTGGGTTTTTATAGACAAGTTTTTTATAGTCATCTATACAACCTAAGCTACCGAACAACAACATAACTGCTAAAGTTAACCAGATATATCGGTTAGTCAAATCTGACCAAAGTAAGGTTGTCATTGTGATAGCCAGTAAAATAAGTCCTCCCCCCATAGTAGGAGTTCCTATTTTACTAAAATGGGTTTTAGGTCCATCTATACGTATAGGCTGACTCACTAGCATACTTAATCGACGAATTACGATTGGACCTATAGCTAAAGAAATGATAAGTGCAGTTAGTACACTTAAAACAGCTCGTAATGTAAGATACTGAAATACATTAAATCCTCTATTTAAGGTAGTTAAGTGCTCAGCTAAATATAGCAGCATAAATATAAATTAAATTAATTAAGTACATAGAGCAGATACAATTTGCTCCATATTCATGAATCGAGATCCTTTAATTAGAATAGTCGTATTGGGATTTTTTATCCTTTGCAACTCAGCAATAAGTGTTTGTCGATCAAAAAAATGCTTTCCATAACCAAAAGATTTGGAAGTAGCAGCACTGAGGTCACCTAGTGTGTACAGTTGATTGATTTGAGCAGCTCTAGCTTGTTGCCCTAGGCTTTTATGGAGCTCAATCGATTTTTCCCCTAGCTCTCCAAAATCTCCAAGTACTAAAATATGATCGCCAACAAATTGAGTTAAAACCTCTAAGGCAGCTTGGAAAGAACTAGGATTAGCATTATAAGTGTCATCTAAGATTCTTACCCCAGAGGGGGCGTATTTAACTTGCAAACGACCAGAAGTAGGAGAAAATGCAATTAATCCTTCATAAATTTGATCTAACTTTAATCCTAGAGCAAAAGCAGTAGCACTTGCAGCTAACGCATTGACTACATTATGTGTTCCAAGGAAAGGAAGAGAAATTCTTATAGCTCCTTTAGGGGTAAAAAGGGTAAACTCAGTACCCTCTGGGTTTGAAGCTAGATCGTAGGCATGAAGCATTGCAGACTGTCCTAAGCCAAAACTAATGAATCTAAGCCCATTACGCATTGCTAATCGATGCCAAGAAAAAAAATAAGGATCGTCTCGATTTAAGATCGCAATACCCCCAGAACTTACTCCTTGGAAAATTTCCCCTTTAGCTTGAGCAACTCCATTAAGATCCTTAAATCCTGCAAGATGAGCTGATCCTGCGTTAGTGATGAGTGCTATTTGAGGGTGAGCTAATTGGCTAAGGTAGTTAATTTCTCCAGAGTGATTAGCACCCATTTCAATCACTGCAAAACGATGGCTTGAATTTAATTGCAGTAATGTTAAGGGAACACCAATTTCATTATTTAGATTTCCTTGAGTTGATAAGGTTAAGCTAGCTTTATTTAAAATGGACGCAACCATTTCTTTAGTTGTAGTTTTTCCGTTGCTTCCTGTAATTGCGACAACGGGAATTTTAAAATGCTTCCGCCAATAACTCCCGATTTGCCCAAGGGCAAGGTGCGTATTTGCTACCCTTATTTGAGGAATATCGGATTCAATAAATTCTTCAAGTAAAACTGCACTAGCACCTTTTTCTATTGCGTGAGGAATAAAAGTATGACCGTTAAATTTCTCTCCCTTTAATGGGATAAAGAGCATACCGGAAAGACTATTTAATCGACTGTCTGTACTAATTCCAGAAACAGTGATTTCTCCCTTCCCTCTCAACTGTCCTTGAACAGTTTGACTGATCTCTGTAAGACTACTAGTAAAGCTCATATTGATGATCTTTTAATGCTTGCTGTGCACACTGTTTATCACTAAAGGGATAAAATTTAGTACCTATTTGCTGATATTCCTCATGACCCTTTCCTGCTATCAGTACGGTATCTTTCGATTTAGCCAACTGTATTGTACGAGAAATAGCTTCTGATCTAGGGCGATATTTATAGACTTTATCTGGATGTTTCATTCCAGACATAATGTCTATTATGATTTGAATAGGATCTTCCTCTCTCGGGTTATCATCAGTCAGTACCACAAAGTCTGAAAATCGTTCAGCTATTTCGCCCATAAGAGAGCGTTTACCAGAATCTCGATTACCGCCACAACCAAATATGCACCATAATCTTCCTTTAGGGTCTGAATACTCTTTTAAGGAATAAAGTACTTGACTCAGTGCATCTGGAGTATGGGCATAATCTATAACGACTAATGGTCCAGCTGGACTTTCGAGTAATTCCATACGTCCAGGTACGGATTTTACCCGAGAGAGTCGCTCTAGAGCTTCATCAAACGGGATATTATAAGCTAATAAACCACCTAAAGCCGCAAGTATATTATAAACATTGAATTTCCCAAGTAAGGGGCATCGTAATAAGCCGCTACCCCATTGCCCCTGTATTTCTAGGGATATTTCCGATTTATTATAGTGAATGCATTTGGCTTGAAGTGAAGCATTATCACTTAAACCGTAGCTAATAACTTTAGTACTATTGGAAACCTTACTAGTAAGATTACATCCTACTTTATCATCTATATTAATCACCGCATATTCTAATTCAGGCCAATGGAATAATTTAGATTTTACTGCCTCATAATTTTCCATGCTTTGATGGTAATCAAGATGATCTCTACTTAAATTAGTAAAAATAGCAGTATTAAAGGTGATTCCATTTACTCTACCCTGATCTAGGGCATGAGAGGAAACTTCCATCACTACATTAGAAACCCCTGC is part of the Candidatus Nitrosacidococcus sp. I8 genome and encodes:
- a CDS encoding UDP-N-acetylmuramoyl-L-alanyl-D-glutamate--2,6-diaminopimelate ligase, with the protein product MGQNYQHSLISLLNEWLEPNSTKLDDNPIISHICIDSREVNSGSLFFACLGRKELGHNYIPEAISKGVRAIIFDSIIPISTEIQSQLQALDIPCIPVLELHKKIGFIANQFYFYPSRQIRITGITGTNGKTSVSHFLAQALHAEQTPCGIIGTLGVGTLESVISSKLTTPDSLTIHKHLNDFRNAGVSNVVMEVSSHALDQGRVNGITFNTAIFTNLSRDHLDYHQSMENYEAVKSKLFHWPELEYAVINIDDKVGCNLTSKVSNSTKVISYGLSDNASLQAKCIHYNKSEISLEIQGQWGSGLLRCPLLGKFNVYNILAALGGLLAYNIPFDEALERLSRVKSVPGRMELLESPAGPLVVIDYAHTPDALSQVLYSLKEYSDPKGRLWCIFGCGGNRDSGKRSLMGEIAERFSDFVVLTDDNPREEDPIQIIIDIMSGMKHPDKVYKYRPRSEAISRTIQLAKSKDTVLIAGKGHEEYQQIGTKFYPFSDKQCAQQALKDHQYELY
- the mraY gene encoding phospho-N-acetylmuramoyl-pentapeptide-transferase; protein product: MLLYLAEHLTTLNRGFNVFQYLTLRAVLSVLTALIISLAIGPIVIRRLSMLVSQPIRIDGPKTHFSKIGTPTMGGGLILLAITMTTLLWSDLTNRYIWLTLAVMLLFGSLGCIDDYKKLVYKNPKGLSARHKYFGQSIIALGAALFLYSTATIPAETVLIVPFFKGIAINLGSYYILLVYFVIVGSSNAVNLTDGLDGLAILPTVLVGGALGIFAYVTGHVGFSHYLGVPYISGAGELVVFCGSLVGAGLGFLWFNTYPAQVFMGDMGALALGAALGVLAVLIRQELVLAIMGGVFVIETISVILQVISYKLTGKRIFQMAPLHHHFEIKGWPEPRVIVRFWIITVILVLIGLSSLKIR
- a CDS encoding UDP-N-acetylmuramoyl-tripeptide--D-alanyl-D-alanine ligase translates to MSFTSSLTEISQTVQGQLRGKGEITVSGISTDSRLNSLSGMLFIPLKGEKFNGHTFIPHAIEKGASAVLLEEFIESDIPQIRVANTHLALGQIGSYWRKHFKIPVVAITGSNGKTTTKEMVASILNKASLTLSTQGNLNNEIGVPLTLLQLNSSHRFAVIEMGANHSGEINYLSQLAHPQIALITNAGSAHLAGFKDLNGVAQAKGEIFQGVSSGGIAILNRDDPYFFSWHRLAMRNGLRFISFGLGQSAMLHAYDLASNPEGTEFTLFTPKGAIRISLPFLGTHNVVNALAASATAFALGLKLDQIYEGLIAFSPTSGRLQVKYAPSGVRILDDTYNANPSSFQAALEVLTQFVGDHILVLGDFGELGEKSIELHKSLGQQARAAQINQLYTLGDLSAATSKSFGYGKHFFDRQTLIAELQRIKNPNTTILIKGSRFMNMEQIVSALCT